The following coding sequences lie in one Trueperaceae bacterium genomic window:
- the yvcK gene encoding uridine diphosphate-N-acetylglucosamine-binding protein YvcK, whose protein sequence is MRRPAALGRFLLWLAPGMGVKRHLAVAMAGGMLALLGVVAWSLWAFDEERRQVAEPLERALGSGAWDAFGGWIAAGTALAGIVIVVMAVGRLNRSLLSNWLPHPDDVALLLNRKVVLAKGPRIVALGGGTGLSNLLRGLRKHTTNLTAVVAVSDDGGSSGRLRVAFDMPAPGDLTDCMAALSDNESELARLLQYRFTRGEELRGHTFGNLLITSVTEVEGDFGNALRSINRLLDLSGRVYPATAQPVTLVVEKEGGETVRGEVNLRSVKGAVVRMRTEPDQPEGLPEVERAIRAADLIVLGPGSLFSSTIPPLLVPSVREAINKSRATLAYVCNIMTEAGETDGFDAFDHVVAIEKHGVRAPDVVLWNSSPVDQARLAKYSEEGAELVGRARSSLDLAGVFVLELPLLGSGAYAQHDSDRLATVLADLATRGDRSLKVGKTVRVTGVTP, encoded by the coding sequence TTGAGGCGTCCGGCCGCCCTGGGCAGGTTCCTCCTGTGGCTGGCGCCCGGCATGGGCGTCAAGCGCCACCTCGCGGTCGCCATGGCCGGCGGCATGCTCGCGCTCCTCGGCGTGGTCGCGTGGAGCCTGTGGGCCTTCGACGAGGAGCGCAGGCAAGTGGCGGAGCCTCTCGAGCGGGCGCTCGGGTCCGGCGCCTGGGACGCCTTCGGTGGTTGGATCGCGGCCGGCACGGCGCTCGCCGGCATCGTGATCGTGGTGATGGCGGTCGGCCGCCTCAACCGGTCGCTACTCTCCAACTGGCTCCCCCACCCGGACGACGTGGCGCTGCTCCTCAACCGCAAGGTGGTGCTCGCCAAGGGGCCGCGGATCGTCGCGCTCGGCGGCGGCACGGGCCTTTCCAACCTCCTGAGGGGTCTGCGCAAGCACACGACCAACCTGACCGCCGTCGTGGCCGTGAGCGACGACGGCGGCAGCTCCGGGCGCCTGCGGGTCGCGTTCGACATGCCGGCGCCGGGCGACCTCACCGACTGCATGGCCGCGCTCTCCGATAACGAGTCGGAGCTCGCCCGCCTCCTGCAGTACCGGTTCACGAGGGGGGAGGAGCTGCGCGGGCATACCTTCGGCAACCTCCTCATCACGTCCGTCACGGAGGTGGAGGGCGACTTCGGGAACGCGCTGCGGTCCATCAACCGCCTGCTCGACCTCTCGGGCAGGGTGTACCCTGCGACTGCACAGCCCGTGACCCTGGTGGTCGAGAAGGAGGGCGGCGAGACGGTGAGGGGGGAAGTCAACTTGCGTTCGGTGAAGGGCGCCGTGGTGCGCATGCGAACGGAACCTGATCAGCCGGAGGGTTTGCCCGAGGTGGAGCGTGCGATCCGCGCAGCCGACCTCATCGTCCTCGGACCGGGAAGCCTCTTCTCCAGCACCATCCCCCCGCTGCTCGTGCCGTCGGTGCGCGAGGCCATCAACAAGAGCCGCGCCACGCTCGCCTACGTGTGCAACATCATGACCGAGGCGGGCGAGACGGACGGCTTCGATGCCTTCGATCACGTCGTCGCCATCGAGAAGCATGGGGTGAGGGCGCCTGACGTGGTCCTCTGGAACTCCTCGCCCGTCGACCAGGCGCGCCTGGCCAAGTACTCGGAGGAGGGTGCCGAGCTCGTTGGCCGCGCGCGTTCCAGCCTGGACCTGGCCGGCGTCTTCGTTCTCGAGCTGCCGCTACTCGGCAGTGGCGCCTACGCGCAGCACGACAGCGACAGGTTGGCGACGGTCCTCGCCGATCTGGCCACGAGGGGCGACAGGTCGCTCAAGGTAGGTAAGACTGTGCGGGTGACCGGAGTGACCCCGTGA
- the rapZ gene encoding RNase adapter RapZ yields the protein MSRGEQVTESGAEQEVAARPLVVLTGLSGAGKTSALHALEDLGFYTVDSLPPKLWATFVGTLGGDWKGICISIDIRVRELLADVPDAVAELKERGLTPRLIFLDASDEVLVKRYNFTRRAHPMAAGTLTADLAAERVALQPLRALADDVIDTSNTDVRTLTQLLWDRFSGGVGTLLRLVSFGFKRGIPTDVDVVLDVRGMPNPYYAERLRRLPGTNADVQEYVFTPEALELYHQIRMLVRSLAHLAESSGRNTYTVAVGCTGGQHRSVAVVERLSQDLAGAYRSKPQHRDLAAALEEHGPGNGGAP from the coding sequence ATGAGCCGCGGCGAGCAGGTGACCGAGAGCGGAGCGGAGCAGGAAGTGGCGGCCCGTCCCCTAGTCGTCCTCACGGGCCTGAGCGGCGCTGGCAAGACCTCGGCACTCCATGCCCTCGAGGACCTCGGCTTCTACACGGTCGACAGCCTGCCTCCCAAGCTGTGGGCGACGTTCGTCGGCACGCTCGGGGGCGACTGGAAGGGCATCTGCATCAGCATCGACATCCGCGTGCGCGAGCTGCTCGCGGACGTCCCTGACGCCGTGGCCGAGCTCAAGGAGCGCGGCCTCACGCCGCGCCTCATCTTCCTGGACGCTTCTGACGAGGTGCTCGTGAAGCGCTACAACTTCACGCGCCGCGCGCACCCCATGGCGGCCGGCACGCTCACGGCCGACCTCGCGGCCGAACGCGTCGCACTGCAGCCCCTGCGGGCCCTGGCCGACGACGTCATAGACACCTCGAACACGGACGTCCGGACGCTCACGCAGCTCCTGTGGGACCGCTTCTCGGGCGGGGTCGGCACGCTGCTGCGGCTCGTGTCCTTCGGCTTCAAGCGCGGCATACCCACGGATGTCGACGTCGTACTGGACGTGCGCGGCATGCCGAACCCCTACTACGCCGAGAGGCTGCGGCGCCTGCCAGGCACGAACGCCGACGTGCAGGAGTACGTGTTCACGCCGGAAGCGTTGGAGCTCTACCACCAGATCCGCATGCTCGTGCGCTCGCTCGCGCACTTGGCGGAGAGCTCCGGCCGCAACACGTACACCGTGGCCGTTGGCTGTACGGGCGGTCAGCACCGCTCGGTCGCGGTGGTGGAGCGGTTGAGCCAGGACCTGGCCGGCGCGTACCGCAGCAAGCCGCAACACCGCGACCTCGCCGCCGCGCTCGAGGAACACGGACCCGGCAACGGGGGGGCTCCTTGA
- a CDS encoding SPOR domain-containing protein has product MSARAAAWLLLVALLGGWAAAQEGGPRAWAVQTVALRDYREAQAAAAELRLRDFDAYTEFAMQDGMQFVRVRVGCFTSREAAEAMADALRGRITREAAVVEYTDGGPARSCATSTVGFVKPSEWEPVREPGAVPAFNVKVSGLGARVMHDGSRWRLEQGYGPIPPVGELPSAEFTEAVRGGVRFVAEVVDGHTHIVCPGRLLAQIGEVAIVEQGDLLVACDLKSEAP; this is encoded by the coding sequence GTGAGCGCACGAGCGGCGGCGTGGCTGCTGCTCGTGGCGCTGCTCGGCGGGTGGGCGGCGGCGCAGGAGGGCGGCCCCCGTGCCTGGGCCGTGCAGACCGTCGCGCTGCGCGACTACCGCGAGGCCCAGGCGGCTGCGGCGGAGCTGCGCCTCAGGGACTTCGACGCGTACACGGAGTTCGCCATGCAAGACGGCATGCAGTTCGTGCGGGTGCGCGTCGGCTGCTTCACGAGCCGCGAGGCCGCGGAGGCCATGGCCGACGCGTTACGGGGTCGCATCACGCGGGAAGCCGCCGTGGTCGAGTACACGGACGGCGGCCCGGCGCGCTCATGCGCGACGAGCACGGTCGGCTTCGTCAAGCCGTCGGAATGGGAGCCCGTGCGCGAGCCGGGCGCGGTCCCGGCCTTCAACGTCAAGGTGAGCGGCCTGGGCGCGCGCGTGATGCACGACGGCAGTCGTTGGCGCCTGGAGCAGGGCTACGGCCCCATCCCCCCGGTCGGCGAGCTGCCGAGCGCCGAGTTCACCGAGGCCGTGCGGGGCGGGGTCCGCTTCGTGGCGGAGGTCGTCGACGGCCACACCCATATCGTCTGCCCTGGCCGCCTGCTTGCGCAGATCGGTGAGGTCGCGATCGTCGAGCAGGGCGACCTGCTCGTGGCGTGCGACCTCAAGAGCGAGGCGCCATGA
- the hisH gene encoding imidazole glycerol phosphate synthase subunit HisH, with the protein MSFTSVVIDYGAGNLRSIERALAVAGLAPRVVSEPAAVGEPDLLVLPGQGHFGQVARAFRASGFEAAVREHVASGRRFLGICVGLQLLLEGSDEAPGEPGLGLLPGWVRRFPQGVAPVPQMGWNRLTKGSDFPLLAGVDTGAYVYFANSYYADVGLEDRPAASATTEYAGVSFLSAFSLANVHATQFHPEKSQAVGLRVLSNLASGTPGAAA; encoded by the coding sequence GTGAGCTTCACCAGCGTCGTCATCGACTACGGCGCGGGCAACTTAAGGAGCATCGAGCGCGCCTTGGCGGTCGCCGGGCTCGCGCCCAGGGTCGTGTCGGAACCCGCTGCCGTCGGCGAGCCGGACCTGCTCGTCCTCCCCGGCCAGGGGCACTTCGGGCAGGTGGCTCGCGCTTTCAGGGCCTCCGGCTTCGAGGCGGCGGTGCGGGAGCACGTGGCGAGCGGCCGGCGGTTCCTCGGCATCTGTGTGGGCCTCCAGCTCCTGCTCGAGGGGTCTGACGAGGCGCCCGGGGAGCCCGGGCTCGGCCTCCTGCCCGGCTGGGTCAGGCGCTTCCCGCAGGGCGTCGCGCCGGTGCCCCAGATGGGTTGGAACCGGCTGACGAAAGGCTCCGACTTCCCGCTCCTGGCCGGGGTCGACACGGGGGCGTACGTGTACTTCGCGAACTCCTACTACGCCGACGTCGGGCTCGAGGACCGCCCCGCGGCCAGCGCCACCACCGAGTACGCCGGCGTGAGCTTCCTCTCCGCCTTCTCCCTAGCCAACGTCCACGCCACGCAGTTCCACCCCGAGAAGAGCCAGGCCGTCGGGCTGCGGGTGCTCTCCAACCTCGCCTCCGGCACGCCCGGAGCCGCCGCGTGA
- the hisB gene encoding imidazoleglycerol-phosphate dehydratase HisB: MDLTRSAEVVRETRETRIRVTVDLDASPTDASASGAGSVTTGHGFLDHLLEQLVRHGRLALSLAGSGDLHVDVHHLAEDCGIVIGQAFSEALGSRQGIERYGSAFVPMDETLAHAVVDLSGRPHITFDPGTLHGDSGGFTAYHLRELLRGFANHAGATLHVRLISADDTHHACEAVMKAFARALRDAVKVTHADLPSTKGVL; this comes from the coding sequence ATGGACCTGACACGCAGCGCTGAGGTCGTTCGCGAGACGCGCGAGACGCGCATCCGCGTGACCGTCGACCTGGACGCATCGCCGACGGACGCCTCGGCGTCGGGAGCCGGCAGCGTCACGACGGGGCACGGTTTCCTCGATCACCTCCTCGAGCAGCTCGTGCGCCACGGGCGCCTCGCGCTCTCGCTCGCCGGCAGCGGCGACCTGCACGTCGACGTACACCACCTGGCCGAGGACTGCGGCATCGTCATCGGCCAGGCGTTCTCGGAGGCGCTCGGGAGCCGTCAAGGCATCGAGCGTTACGGGAGCGCGTTCGTTCCGATGGACGAGACCCTGGCTCACGCCGTCGTCGACCTGTCGGGGCGCCCGCACATCACTTTCGACCCGGGCACGCTGCATGGCGACTCGGGGGGCTTCACGGCGTACCACCTCCGCGAACTCCTGAGGGGCTTCGCCAACCACGCCGGCGCGACGTTGCACGTCCGTCTCATCAGCGCCGACGACACTCACCATGCGTGCGAGGCGGTGATGAAGGCCTTCGCCAGGGCGTTGCGCGACGCCGTGAAGGTCACCCATGCCGACCTGCCCTCGACCAAGGGCGTGCTGTGA
- the hisC gene encoding histidinol-phosphate transaminase, with the protein MTIRTAVKALAPYRFTPRPEPIKLDQNESPDDVPEVVKERVARALANVAWNRYPDLGPRTLEARLADRHGLPAEAVVVANGSNTLIQAITIVSGIGRSVITVAPTFAVYSAQARLLGTELVEVPLLPGFALPEHDLASAVAGRAGVLFLANPAAPTGNLFEESAIERLVEAAGPELLVVVDEAYAEFAGKNLEGLAARHENVVILRTFSKALGLAGARVGYALAHPDVAEEVRKALLPFSIGAWQTTVATALLDEQGLVAERVRHVLAERRRLSAALAALPGVEPFPSEANFILFRVADPEAWYRRLLEAGVVIRRQDHLPGAEGCLRVSVGTSSENDAFLAACEAAAATAVPLEGRDGPDTQR; encoded by the coding sequence ATGACGATAAGGACCGCCGTCAAGGCCCTGGCGCCGTACCGCTTCACCCCGCGGCCCGAGCCCATCAAGCTCGACCAGAACGAGAGCCCGGACGACGTACCCGAGGTCGTCAAGGAGCGGGTCGCGCGCGCGCTCGCGAACGTGGCATGGAACCGCTACCCCGACCTGGGGCCGCGGACGCTCGAGGCCCGCTTGGCGGACCGCCACGGCTTGCCCGCCGAGGCGGTGGTGGTCGCCAACGGCTCGAACACGCTCATCCAGGCCATCACCATCGTCTCGGGGATAGGGCGCAGCGTGATAACGGTCGCGCCGACGTTCGCCGTGTACTCCGCGCAGGCGCGCCTGTTGGGGACCGAGCTCGTGGAGGTCCCCCTCCTGCCGGGCTTCGCCCTGCCCGAGCACGACCTGGCGTCTGCAGTCGCGGGTCGCGCGGGCGTGCTCTTCCTCGCCAACCCGGCAGCCCCGACGGGCAACCTCTTCGAGGAGAGCGCGATCGAGCGCCTGGTCGAGGCGGCCGGTCCCGAGCTCCTCGTCGTGGTGGACGAGGCCTACGCCGAGTTCGCCGGCAAGAACCTCGAGGGCTTGGCGGCGCGTCACGAGAACGTCGTCATCCTGCGCACGTTCAGCAAGGCGCTCGGGCTCGCCGGCGCGCGCGTCGGCTACGCGCTGGCGCACCCGGACGTCGCGGAGGAAGTGCGCAAGGCGCTCCTGCCGTTCAGCATCGGCGCCTGGCAGACGACCGTTGCCACGGCTTTGCTGGACGAGCAGGGCCTCGTGGCCGAGCGGGTGCGTCATGTGCTGGCCGAACGCCGCCGCCTCAGTGCCGCCCTCGCGGCGCTCCCGGGCGTGGAGCCGTTCCCGTCCGAGGCGAACTTCATCCTCTTCCGGGTCGCGGACCCGGAGGCCTGGTACCGCCGCCTGCTCGAGGCCGGGGTAGTGATCAGGCGCCAGGACCACCTGCCCGGCGCCGAGGGCTGCCTCAGGGTCTCCGTCGGCACTAGTTCCGAGAACGACGCGTTCTTGGCCGCTTGCGAGGCGGCCGCCGCGACCGCCGTGCCCTTGGAGGGACGAGATGGACCTGACACGCAGCGCTGA
- a CDS encoding tetratricopeptide repeat protein has product MRRSSTLFSVLALSLALTFAAAQGTTAVKRVVILPFDTDAAVSPYQLGLPTALQHALNQLPGTYVPPVGDAALVANKAAAAQVDVGATVGRLFDASAVVTGSVTTGGGGVRAALNVVVGGGVQALQVQGSDPASLAANAAEAVAKVVSPDVSSAALAKVKAAAAQTPSVASLGPTGLAASGLPGARLDDLAVAAELDAGSAWVVVEYARTAALEGDLETAVAAAKRAVALAPDDAEVQATAGVVLDAAGDETAAAAFEAALAANPAHAVALVGRAALPGGTDASAADLQAAIAAYPRFVDAYVRLAGLQSDSQRALQTLRRAESYTPESVLLRGSVMQRLVSAGAGGDALAYLQQALTDPLARSAGLYALARLLPSAYADQALRIVGDGQEAYPDSVDLRVAQADLLLQAGRAEEAEALLGPLFTQYPTDTSVGNLLAVAQARRGDLAGAKRTFESLRGTGADVDRSLAELYLAAGRASGALGLIEPLVAADPEDAELQALYGTALVRVGRLTDGRQALEKALAVDPNQAVARRSLDLLDQQSQLTGGAEVVFSEEAGVAFQQGLYALDVSDYAAAVAAFSRSTEAQANGLASFYLGYSKQLNGDTRGAVSDYEVALQTYPSSDTVLNNLGYAQIELGRFDLALDYLRRAVAANPQNAQAHLNLGIVYYAIQRLDDSITEFTEAGRLDPGLQATTDGLIADVRKRMGQ; this is encoded by the coding sequence ATGCGACGATCCTCGACCCTCTTCTCGGTGCTGGCGCTCTCCCTGGCGCTTACCTTCGCGGCCGCGCAGGGCACCACGGCCGTGAAGCGCGTGGTGATCCTGCCGTTCGACACGGACGCCGCCGTGTCGCCGTACCAACTGGGGCTGCCGACGGCCCTGCAACACGCCCTCAACCAACTGCCGGGCACGTACGTCCCCCCCGTCGGCGACGCCGCCCTCGTGGCCAACAAGGCCGCCGCCGCGCAGGTCGACGTCGGCGCGACCGTCGGCAGGCTGTTCGACGCCAGCGCCGTCGTGACGGGCAGCGTCACCACGGGTGGCGGCGGCGTGAGGGCGGCGCTCAACGTCGTCGTCGGTGGGGGTGTTCAGGCGCTCCAGGTGCAGGGCAGCGATCCCGCCTCCCTCGCCGCGAACGCGGCCGAGGCGGTCGCCAAGGTCGTCTCGCCAGACGTCTCGAGCGCTGCGCTTGCCAAGGTCAAGGCCGCCGCCGCGCAGACCCCGAGCGTGGCCAGCCTCGGCCCCACGGGCCTGGCGGCGTCGGGTCTGCCCGGCGCGCGCTTGGACGACCTCGCCGTGGCGGCCGAGCTGGACGCCGGCTCGGCATGGGTGGTGGTCGAGTACGCGCGCACCGCAGCCTTGGAAGGCGACCTCGAGACGGCCGTCGCGGCCGCGAAACGCGCGGTCGCGCTCGCGCCTGACGATGCCGAGGTCCAGGCGACCGCCGGCGTAGTGCTCGACGCGGCAGGCGACGAGACTGCCGCCGCCGCGTTCGAGGCGGCTCTCGCCGCCAACCCCGCCCACGCCGTCGCCCTCGTCGGCCGGGCCGCACTGCCGGGTGGCACGGACGCGAGCGCCGCCGACCTGCAGGCGGCCATCGCGGCCTACCCGCGCTTCGTGGACGCCTACGTGCGCCTCGCCGGACTGCAGAGCGACTCCCAGCGTGCCCTCCAGACCCTCAGGCGGGCCGAGAGCTACACCCCCGAGTCCGTCCTCCTGCGCGGCTCCGTCATGCAGCGCCTCGTGAGCGCCGGCGCCGGCGGCGACGCGCTCGCCTACCTCCAGCAGGCGCTCACGGACCCGCTGGCCCGCTCCGCCGGTCTCTACGCCCTGGCGCGGTTGCTGCCTTCCGCTTACGCGGATCAGGCGCTGCGCATCGTCGGCGACGGGCAGGAGGCCTACCCGGACAGCGTCGACCTGCGGGTCGCGCAAGCCGACCTCCTGTTGCAGGCCGGCAGAGCCGAGGAGGCGGAGGCGCTCCTCGGACCCCTGTTCACGCAGTACCCCACGGACACCTCGGTCGGCAACCTGTTGGCCGTCGCACAGGCGCGCCGCGGCGACCTCGCGGGCGCGAAGCGCACTTTCGAGTCCCTGCGCGGCACCGGCGCGGACGTCGACCGGAGCCTCGCCGAGCTGTACCTCGCCGCGGGCCGCGCTTCCGGGGCGCTCGGTCTCATCGAACCGCTCGTCGCGGCCGATCCGGAGGACGCCGAGCTGCAGGCGCTGTACGGGACCGCGCTCGTACGCGTCGGCCGCCTCACGGATGGCCGCCAGGCGCTCGAGAAGGCTCTCGCCGTCGACCCGAACCAGGCCGTCGCGCGCCGCAGCCTCGACCTCCTCGACCAGCAGAGCCAGCTGACGGGCGGCGCGGAAGTGGTGTTCTCCGAGGAGGCCGGCGTGGCGTTCCAGCAGGGTCTCTACGCCCTGGACGTCAGCGATTACGCCGCCGCCGTCGCCGCCTTCTCGCGCTCGACCGAGGCGCAGGCCAACGGGCTCGCGTCCTTCTATCTGGGCTACTCCAAGCAGCTGAACGGCGACACGCGCGGCGCCGTCTCGGACTACGAGGTCGCGTTGCAGACCTACCCGAGCTCGGACACCGTCCTGAACAACCTGGGCTACGCCCAGATCGAGCTCGGCCGCTTCGATCTCGCCCTGGACTACCTCCGCAGGGCGGTCGCCGCCAACCCGCAGAACGCTCAGGCGCACCTGAACCTCGGCATCGTCTACTACGCGATCCAGCGCTTAGACGACTCCATCACCGAGTTCACCGAGGCGGGGCGGCTCGATCCGGGCCTGCAGGCCACCACCGACGGCCTGATCGCCGACGTCCGCAAGCGCATGGGGCAGTAA
- the cdd gene encoding cytidine deaminase, with translation MTSLHMADAPAGVPQDLWLAARRAQANAYVPYSRFPVGAALRAASGTIYAGANVENASFGLTRCAEQSAVQALATAGERTFTEVVVVSSADEPATPCGACRQVLFEFAPEARVYLVNTAGAVRETTVGALLPAGFRL, from the coding sequence GTGACGAGCTTGCACATGGCGGACGCGCCGGCCGGCGTGCCGCAGGACCTCTGGCTGGCGGCGCGGAGGGCGCAGGCGAACGCCTACGTGCCTTACTCGCGCTTCCCCGTCGGGGCGGCCTTGCGCGCGGCGTCCGGCACGATCTACGCGGGGGCGAACGTGGAGAACGCGAGCTTCGGCCTGACGCGCTGTGCGGAGCAGTCGGCCGTCCAGGCGTTGGCCACCGCCGGCGAGCGCACGTTCACCGAGGTGGTGGTCGTCTCGTCCGCTGACGAACCGGCCACACCTTGCGGCGCCTGTAGGCAGGTGCTCTTCGAGTTCGCGCCCGAAGCGCGCGTGTACCTGGTGAACACTGCCGGTGCGGTCAGGGAGACGACCGTGGGCGCGCTCCTCCCGGCCGGCTTCCGCCTCTAA
- a CDS encoding diacylglycerol kinase: protein MSHGRVGDRGLARAFGFAYAGLSKAWRTQRNFRIEVAIGAAAGLLCWWSGAPYTPVLVMAGLVLGLELLNSAIEALVDLVEPSVHPTAAAAKDLAAAAVLVAAGVALLVGILVIGPPLVSKLAGVLGGGA, encoded by the coding sequence GTGAGCCACGGGCGCGTGGGCGACCGTGGGCTGGCGCGCGCCTTCGGCTTCGCGTACGCGGGCCTCAGCAAGGCCTGGCGCACTCAACGGAACTTCCGGATCGAGGTCGCGATCGGCGCCGCGGCCGGCCTGCTCTGCTGGTGGTCGGGGGCACCGTACACGCCCGTGCTCGTTATGGCCGGCCTGGTCCTTGGCCTCGAGCTCCTCAACAGCGCCATCGAGGCGCTCGTCGACCTCGTCGAGCCGAGCGTCCACCCGACGGCCGCCGCGGCCAAGGACCTCGCCGCCGCCGCCGTGCTCGTGGCGGCCGGCGTGGCGCTGCTGGTCGGCATACTCGTGATCGGGCCGCCGCTCGTGTCCAAGCTGGCCGGCGTGCTGGGAGGCGGGGCGTGA
- the ybeY gene encoding rRNA maturation RNase YbeY: MAHVEVLDETERFPRVERLEAVLTAYLDAEGWRERELTVVLVDDEAMAERNERDRGVTGPTDVLSYPTFEPDGKWFPGVAHLGDVFISLDTARRQALEHGHDLETEVLVLAGHAITHLVGFDHVDEAAWRPFLEAQAKMVALAGEADGA, encoded by the coding sequence GTGGCGCACGTAGAGGTGTTGGACGAGACGGAACGCTTCCCTCGCGTTGAGCGCCTCGAGGCGGTCCTCACCGCCTACCTCGACGCTGAAGGGTGGCGGGAGCGCGAGCTGACGGTCGTCCTCGTGGACGACGAGGCCATGGCGGAGCGCAACGAGCGCGACCGGGGGGTGACGGGCCCCACCGACGTGCTCTCCTACCCGACCTTCGAGCCGGACGGGAAGTGGTTCCCCGGCGTGGCGCATCTGGGCGACGTCTTCATCAGCCTGGACACCGCTCGGCGCCAGGCCCTCGAGCACGGCCACGACCTGGAGACCGAGGTGCTCGTGCTCGCCGGCCACGCGATCACCCACCTCGTCGGCTTCGATCACGTCGACGAGGCGGCCTGGCGTCCGTTCCTGGAGGCGCAGGCCAAGATGGTCGCGTTGGCCGGAGAGGCGGACGGCGCGTGA